A single region of the Arthrobacter sp. V1I7 genome encodes:
- a CDS encoding IS30 family transposase — MKTGPPQRYPSALIEEFLSVLREIGSVSAAAKQLGLNRSTCSNWAIDAGIVSTCLRRSSAKQIHYLRLRQEGAGRRDAALAVGASKQSSYQWDRQQAAKDTAATEGHAGDLPYKQEVTTTFAEPSSPAAAPELPALATEPAPAAVALEALEQSVSARYLSLQERERIADLRSHGTSMQAIGRALGRSVGTISREIKRNSHPMLGYRPYGAHRAATAARARPKDSKLAEPGELHDYVKTKLLTRWSPQQISKLLIKEFPDDGQMRVSHETIYQALYFQARGGLKREVKEALRSGRTRRKQHRNPEERTSRFRDPMINISERPAEVQDRAVPGHWESQCFCQAA; from the coding sequence GTGAAGACCGGGCCGCCGCAACGCTACCCGTCGGCGCTGATTGAGGAGTTCCTCAGCGTGCTGCGCGAAATCGGCAGCGTCAGCGCGGCAGCGAAGCAGCTGGGTCTGAACCGCTCCACGTGCTCGAACTGGGCGATCGATGCCGGCATCGTCTCCACCTGTCTGCGACGCTCGTCGGCGAAACAGATTCACTACCTGCGCTTGCGCCAAGAAGGTGCCGGCCGGAGGGACGCCGCCCTCGCCGTTGGTGCCAGCAAACAGAGCTCTTACCAATGGGACCGGCAGCAGGCTGCGAAGGACACGGCCGCGACCGAAGGTCATGCCGGGGATCTGCCGTATAAACAGGAAGTGACAACTACATTCGCGGAACCTTCGTCTCCTGCAGCGGCGCCGGAGCTGCCAGCCTTAGCAACGGAGCCTGCACCCGCCGCGGTGGCGTTGGAAGCTCTGGAGCAGTCCGTCAGCGCCCGATACCTGTCATTGCAGGAGCGGGAGAGAATTGCGGACCTGCGCTCCCACGGAACCTCAATGCAGGCGATCGGCAGGGCATTGGGTCGGTCTGTGGGCACCATCAGCCGGGAGATCAAGCGCAACAGTCACCCGATGCTGGGTTACCGGCCTTACGGTGCTCACCGGGCCGCCACGGCGGCCCGGGCACGGCCGAAGGACAGTAAGCTGGCAGAACCGGGGGAACTGCACGACTACGTGAAAACCAAGCTCCTCACCCGCTGGTCCCCGCAACAGATTTCGAAGCTCCTGATCAAGGAATTCCCCGATGACGGGCAGATGCGCGTGAGTCACGAAACGATCTACCAGGCCCTCTATTTTCAGGCCCGCGGCGGACTCAAACGTGAGGTCAAAGAGGCGTTGCGCTCCGGCAGGACCCGCCGCAAGCAGCACAGGAATCCCGAAGAACGCACCTCCCGTTTCCGGGACCCGATGATCAACATTTCCGAACGCCCCGCCGAGGTCCAGGACCGCGCCGTCCCGGGCCACTGGGAATCTCAATGTTTCTGTCAAGCCGCCTGA
- a CDS encoding IS110 family transposase: MPAVWAGIDSGKRTHHCVLIDQSGTVMLSKRVENDEGVLLELIAEVAEIAAGGEVCWATDLNAGGAALMIELLAAHAQRLLYIPGRVVHHAAATYRGDGKTDAKDARIIADQARMRTDLQPVRTADQISVDLQLLTARRTDLMCDRVRAINRLRATLLEYFPALERAFDYSKKAPLILLGGYQTPEGIRRIGLTRLTSWLKKRRCRNSAAMAEKALEAANSQHTVLPAQSTGSALVARLADQIGTIDAEIAGVDAQITDIFRKHESADVLLSMPGFGPVLAATFLANIGGNLEGFDSVDRLASVAGLAPVPRDSGRISGNLHRPRRFNRRLLRTCYLAALSSLKNSPASRIYYDRKRREGKSHKQALIALARRRINVLWAMLRDHSTYREPLPSITAQAA, translated from the coding sequence ATGCCGGCGGTGTGGGCAGGAATCGACTCAGGCAAGAGAACACATCATTGCGTACTTATCGACCAATCCGGGACGGTAATGCTTTCGAAACGGGTTGAAAACGACGAAGGCGTACTCCTCGAGCTCATAGCCGAGGTCGCGGAGATCGCCGCCGGTGGCGAGGTCTGCTGGGCCACGGATCTGAACGCCGGCGGCGCGGCGCTGATGATCGAGCTGTTGGCCGCGCACGCCCAGCGGCTGCTCTATATCCCCGGACGGGTCGTGCATCACGCCGCAGCAACCTATCGCGGGGATGGCAAAACTGACGCCAAAGACGCCCGGATCATCGCCGACCAGGCACGCATGCGCACCGACCTCCAACCGGTTCGCACTGCGGACCAGATCAGCGTTGACCTGCAGCTGCTTACTGCCCGCCGCACGGATCTGATGTGTGATCGGGTCCGGGCGATCAACCGGCTCCGGGCCACTTTGCTGGAGTACTTCCCCGCACTTGAGCGGGCATTCGACTACTCCAAGAAGGCGCCCCTGATCCTCCTGGGCGGCTATCAAACGCCGGAAGGCATTCGGCGGATAGGACTGACCCGGCTCACAAGCTGGCTCAAGAAACGCAGATGCCGTAACAGCGCTGCCATGGCAGAGAAAGCCCTTGAGGCCGCGAACTCCCAGCACACCGTCCTGCCGGCCCAATCCACGGGCTCAGCCCTGGTCGCCCGGCTGGCCGACCAAATAGGCACAATCGACGCAGAGATCGCCGGCGTCGATGCCCAGATCACGGACATCTTCCGGAAGCACGAGAGCGCCGACGTTCTGCTGAGTATGCCAGGGTTCGGCCCCGTTCTCGCGGCAACTTTTCTCGCGAACATCGGCGGCAATCTGGAGGGTTTTGACTCGGTCGACCGGCTCGCCAGCGTCGCCGGGTTGGCACCGGTCCCACGAGATTCAGGACGAATCAGCGGGAATCTGCACCGGCCGCGTCGCTTCAATCGCAGGCTTCTCCGAACCTGTTACCTCGCCGCCCTCTCCAGCCTGAAGAACAGCCCGGCCTCACGAATCTACTACGACCGGAAACGCCGCGAAGGAAAGTCCCACAAGCAGGCGCTCATCGCCCTCGCCCGACGCCGAATCAACGTCCTCTGGGCCATGCTCCGCGACCACAGCACCTACCGGGAACCACTGCCAAGCATCACCGCTCAGGCGGCTTGA
- a CDS encoding antibiotic biosynthesis monooxygenase: MAEQKVRDGAVEPAEPVALVVHRRLAESNYPTYEAWHVKVCERLASWPGFLGQEIIEPRPPVQSDWVIVQHFRNAASARAWLHSKDRQALEAEMVGHFKGDADVHLITETTRYPSQAASVLISSRVDPDQEEEFLAWQRIISSAESTFDGFIGHQVQRPVPGVRDHWVVVLSFDSNEHLNAWLESGERAALLKAGAPFNRELALAKTSYGFGFWSGGSPTPDPIFKSNLVVLLMLYPLVFLWGYFVSEPLIDSHGVPFWLSLFIGNLVSTQLLGWFLVPWAFQRFGWWLKRGQPLRVHLYGYAIILALYIVSMALYAWLLGIRADA, translated from the coding sequence ATGGCCGAGCAGAAGGTGCGCGACGGTGCAGTGGAACCAGCTGAGCCTGTCGCCCTCGTGGTGCACCGCCGACTGGCGGAATCCAACTATCCCACCTACGAGGCCTGGCACGTAAAGGTGTGCGAGCGGTTGGCTTCCTGGCCCGGGTTTCTCGGCCAGGAAATCATTGAGCCGCGGCCGCCCGTGCAGAGCGACTGGGTCATCGTGCAACACTTCCGGAATGCAGCTTCGGCGCGCGCCTGGTTACACAGCAAAGACCGCCAAGCTCTTGAAGCCGAGATGGTGGGCCATTTCAAAGGGGACGCTGACGTCCATCTCATCACCGAGACCACGAGATACCCATCCCAGGCCGCATCGGTGCTGATCTCCAGCCGGGTCGATCCGGACCAGGAAGAGGAGTTCCTGGCGTGGCAGCGGATCATCTCGTCCGCAGAGTCGACGTTTGATGGGTTCATCGGCCATCAGGTCCAGCGGCCGGTGCCGGGTGTACGGGACCACTGGGTGGTGGTCCTGAGCTTTGATTCAAACGAACATCTCAATGCCTGGCTCGAATCGGGCGAACGCGCCGCGCTGTTGAAGGCGGGGGCACCCTTCAACAGGGAGCTGGCATTGGCCAAGACCAGCTATGGTTTCGGTTTCTGGTCCGGTGGTTCGCCGACTCCGGACCCCATCTTCAAGAGCAATCTCGTGGTGCTGCTGATGTTGTACCCCCTTGTGTTCCTGTGGGGGTACTTCGTCAGCGAGCCGCTTATCGACAGCCATGGCGTACCGTTCTGGCTGTCGCTGTTCATTGGAAACTTAGTGAGCACGCAGTTGCTGGGCTGGTTCCTCGTGCCATGGGCATTCCAGCGTTTTGGCTGGTGGCTCAAGCGCGGCCAGCCGCTTCGCGTCCACTTGTATGGCTACGCCATTATCCTCGCGCTCTACATTGTATCGATGGCGCTCTACGCATGGCTCCTCGGGATCAGGGCGGACGCATAA
- the guaD gene encoding guanine deaminase: MSQKAIRGTFLDFVDDPWKFVGHEHDAARFLADGLLVVVDGIIVDFGPAADLLPKYDHLEVIEIWNRLILPGFIDGHIHVPQTRILGAYGEQLLPWLQKSVFPEERRYGEREYAKQGVARFFDNLLASGTTTCQAFTNSTSVCTEEVFEEASRRNMRIITGITGIDQNAPEWFTISANDFYAEGTRLIKKYHGMGRNLYAITPRFAFGASDELLKACHRLKQENPDLWVHTHVSENPAEVRGVTALHKDCQDYLGVYEKFELVGPKFTGGHGVWLTNDEFRRISDAGAAVTFCPGSNLYLGSGLFRLGRATDPEHRVLLTFGTDMGGGNRFSLLNTLEDAYKVGMLNNTILDGSIDPMQQDLAESERNKLSPYRAFYSVTKGGAEALYIDNLVGNFDVGKEADFVALDWNGGPPATEWHMSLFVQDGGPQDIDTAAELLFGIMMVGDERAVDETWIMGERAYKKA; the protein is encoded by the coding sequence ATGTCTCAGAAAGCCATTCGCGGCACCTTCCTCGATTTCGTCGATGACCCGTGGAAGTTCGTCGGCCACGAACACGATGCGGCCCGATTCCTCGCCGACGGCCTTCTCGTCGTCGTCGACGGGATCATCGTCGATTTCGGCCCGGCTGCCGACCTCCTGCCGAAATATGACCACCTCGAGGTCATCGAGATCTGGAACAGGCTGATCCTGCCTGGATTCATTGACGGCCACATCCACGTGCCGCAGACACGCATACTTGGCGCCTACGGCGAGCAGCTGCTGCCGTGGCTGCAGAAGTCGGTATTCCCCGAGGAACGCAGGTACGGTGAGCGCGAGTATGCGAAGCAGGGCGTCGCGCGTTTCTTCGACAATCTACTCGCCTCCGGAACCACCACCTGCCAGGCCTTCACGAACAGCACGTCCGTCTGCACGGAAGAGGTGTTTGAGGAGGCGTCGCGCCGCAACATGCGGATCATCACCGGCATCACCGGCATCGACCAAAACGCCCCCGAATGGTTCACGATCTCAGCCAATGACTTCTACGCCGAGGGCACGAGGCTCATCAAGAAATACCACGGCATGGGGCGGAACCTCTACGCGATCACGCCGCGTTTTGCCTTCGGCGCCTCCGACGAGCTGTTGAAGGCGTGCCACCGGCTCAAGCAGGAGAATCCCGACCTCTGGGTGCATACACATGTCTCGGAGAACCCGGCCGAGGTCCGCGGAGTCACGGCATTGCATAAGGACTGCCAGGACTACCTTGGGGTGTACGAGAAGTTCGAGCTGGTCGGCCCCAAGTTCACGGGAGGGCACGGCGTCTGGTTGACAAACGATGAGTTCCGGCGGATCTCGGATGCTGGTGCCGCTGTCACGTTCTGCCCGGGTTCCAATCTTTACCTGGGCAGTGGGCTGTTCCGCCTCGGACGGGCGACCGACCCCGAGCATCGGGTCCTGCTGACCTTCGGCACGGATATGGGCGGTGGAAACCGTTTCAGCCTGCTCAATACGTTGGAAGATGCCTACAAGGTGGGCATGTTGAACAACACGATCCTTGATGGCAGCATCGATCCCATGCAGCAAGACCTCGCCGAATCGGAGCGCAACAAGCTCTCCCCGTACCGCGCGTTCTATTCTGTGACGAAGGGCGGCGCCGAGGCGCTGTACATCGACAATCTGGTGGGGAATTTCGACGTCGGCAAGGAGGCGGACTTCGTGGCCCTTGATTGGAACGGCGGCCCACCGGCAACCGAGTGGCACATGAGCCTTTTCGTCCAGGACGGTGGCCCGCAGGATATCGACACCGCCGCGGAACTGCTGTTCGGCATCATGATGGTTGGCGACGAACGTGCCGTGGATGAAACATGGATCATGGGCGAGCGGGCCTACAAGAAGGCCTGA
- a CDS encoding serine/threonine-protein kinase yields the protein MMEQTETDLSGTVLRERYRVGEVLGHGGMGSVYRGTDLVLDREVALKIFRADVADPEELGRQQIEARILARLNHHGLVTLFDTGTLLRNQREVPFLVTELVNGVDLRRRLAQGPLPGAEVARLGAELGEALQYIHHRGVVHRDVKPANILLTRYAADAPLRPKLADFGIARMLDGARLTATDMVPGTAAYLSPEQASGEPVGPPADIYSLGLVLLEALTRRVAFPGPPLEAAVARLSRLPDIPDALGPRWKSLLTAMTARDPHDRPDAGSIATTLHVGDWNATAEYSTEARTVTQALPLGTLVLNAGGPKSPEPGERAGAQGARLPALPRSEITNATSLQPAPQVPAREPVSAQGKPDRRRLRKKLGNIGGRRLRALVAGAALVVIIAGVLLTSIQRPPPAPVETPQPVISGQMGEHFKELEESVTP from the coding sequence ATGATGGAACAAACGGAGACTGACTTATCCGGCACGGTCCTGCGCGAGCGTTACAGGGTCGGCGAAGTGCTTGGCCACGGCGGCATGGGGAGCGTCTACCGGGGAACTGATCTGGTTCTGGACCGGGAGGTGGCCCTGAAGATATTCCGGGCCGATGTCGCTGACCCGGAGGAATTGGGCAGGCAGCAGATAGAAGCCCGGATACTCGCCCGGTTGAACCACCATGGCCTGGTCACGCTCTTCGATACCGGGACGCTGCTCCGCAACCAAAGGGAAGTGCCCTTCCTGGTGACGGAACTCGTCAATGGAGTTGACCTTCGCCGCCGTCTTGCGCAGGGGCCGCTGCCGGGGGCTGAAGTGGCTCGGCTGGGCGCTGAACTGGGTGAGGCATTGCAGTACATCCACCATCGCGGTGTGGTGCACCGGGACGTAAAGCCGGCCAATATCTTGCTGACCCGATACGCGGCCGATGCCCCATTGCGCCCTAAACTCGCAGACTTTGGCATCGCACGGATGCTAGACGGAGCCCGGCTCACCGCGACCGACATGGTTCCTGGTACGGCCGCCTACCTGAGCCCGGAACAGGCCAGCGGAGAACCAGTGGGCCCGCCTGCAGACATCTATTCGCTGGGCCTGGTGTTGCTGGAAGCCCTCACTCGGAGAGTGGCATTTCCCGGACCACCGCTGGAAGCTGCAGTGGCCCGGCTCTCCCGTCTCCCTGACATCCCTGATGCCCTGGGTCCGCGATGGAAATCGTTACTTACCGCGATGACCGCCCGGGATCCGCACGACAGACCGGACGCCGGAAGCATCGCAACGACACTTCACGTCGGAGACTGGAACGCGACGGCCGAATACAGCACTGAGGCAAGAACTGTCACCCAAGCGCTTCCACTGGGAACCCTCGTCCTGAACGCGGGCGGACCAAAGAGTCCTGAACCCGGTGAGCGTGCCGGGGCGCAGGGTGCCAGGCTGCCTGCCCTGCCGCGCAGCGAAATAACCAACGCCACCTCATTGCAACCAGCCCCTCAGGTGCCGGCGCGTGAACCGGTCTCCGCGCAGGGGAAACCGGACCGGCGGCGTCTCAGGAAGAAGTTGGGCAACATCGGAGGCCGCCGGCTTCGGGCCCTCGTTGCCGGTGCCGCTCTCGTTGTGATCATCGCCGGAGTACTGCTGACTTCTATCCAGCGGCCGCCCCCCGCACCGGTGGAAACTCCGCAGCCGGTTATTTCTGGGCAGATGGGCGAACATTTCAAGGAACTGGAAGAAAGCGTCACGCCATGA
- a CDS encoding IS701 family transposase translates to MEEAGLRVELEDYVGQVFASLGRKDQRAKGRLYLQGLMLEGRRKSMQPMAERLDVDHQQLQQFVTSSPWEVEPVRRRLAALADEAIVPEAWVIDDTGFKKDGAASACVARQYSGTLGKIGNCQVASTVHMVTDHASAPVNWRLFVPEAWDDACADTNEHAEAVAARRIKAKIPEYVRHRPKWELALEMIDELAHWGRRCPVAVADAGYGDNALFRLELTRRSIPWVMAVKASTSAYPANAVPELAERSGPRGRPSVPRYRQDPASLAELAVAAGRGQLRRITWRHGTKNTGTNRTAAMKSRFLALRVRPASRHIAPGEDGSLPEAWLIAEWPPGAKEPTDYWLSDLPADTPTRTLVRLAKIRWRIEHDYRELKTGLGLSHFEGRSFPGFHHHVTLVSAAHLFITKKRLATPKAAGAA, encoded by the coding sequence ATGGAAGAGGCAGGACTGCGGGTCGAGCTGGAGGATTACGTCGGGCAGGTGTTCGCGTCGTTGGGCCGGAAGGACCAGCGGGCGAAGGGCCGGCTGTATCTGCAGGGGTTGATGCTGGAGGGGCGGCGCAAGTCGATGCAGCCGATGGCGGAGCGCCTGGATGTGGACCACCAGCAGCTGCAGCAGTTCGTTACGTCCTCGCCGTGGGAGGTGGAGCCGGTCCGCCGCCGCCTGGCAGCCCTGGCCGATGAGGCTATCGTGCCGGAGGCGTGGGTGATTGACGATACCGGGTTCAAGAAGGACGGGGCCGCCTCGGCGTGCGTGGCGCGCCAGTACTCGGGCACGCTGGGCAAGATCGGCAACTGCCAGGTTGCCTCCACCGTGCACATGGTCACCGACCATGCCTCGGCCCCGGTGAACTGGCGCCTGTTCGTGCCCGAGGCCTGGGATGACGCCTGTGCGGACACCAACGAGCACGCCGAAGCCGTCGCCGCCCGCCGGATCAAGGCGAAGATCCCCGAATACGTACGGCACCGGCCCAAGTGGGAACTCGCGCTGGAGATGATCGATGAACTCGCCCATTGGGGGCGCAGGTGCCCGGTCGCGGTTGCCGACGCCGGGTACGGGGACAACGCGCTGTTCCGGCTTGAGCTGACCCGGCGGTCCATTCCGTGGGTGATGGCGGTCAAGGCATCCACCAGCGCCTACCCGGCCAATGCCGTTCCCGAACTCGCCGAACGCTCCGGCCCCAGGGGCAGGCCCAGTGTGCCCCGCTACCGACAGGACCCGGCCAGCCTGGCCGAACTCGCGGTGGCCGCCGGAAGGGGACAACTACGCAGGATCACCTGGCGGCACGGCACCAAGAACACCGGCACCAACAGGACCGCGGCCATGAAATCCCGCTTCCTGGCCCTGCGCGTCAGACCTGCCAGCCGGCACATCGCCCCCGGCGAAGACGGATCGTTGCCCGAGGCCTGGCTGATCGCCGAATGGCCACCCGGCGCCAAGGAGCCCACCGACTACTGGCTCTCCGACCTGCCCGCCGACACACCAACCAGGACCTTGGTCAGGCTGGCGAAAATCCGGTGGCGCATTGAACACGACTACCGCGAACTGAAAACCGGCCTCGGCCTTTCCCACTTCGAAGGACGATCCTTCCCGGGCTTCCACCACCACGTCACCCTCGTGTCCGCAGCACACCTGTTCATCACCAAAAAACGCCTTGCCACCCCAAAAGCAGCAGGGGCAGCCTGA
- a CDS encoding IS630 family transposase, which translates to MANVGRPKALLDLPAEERGTLERWARRRNSSQALATRSRIVLASAEGLTNVAVAARCGVEPHTVAKWRRRFLEHRLDGLVDDPRPGRPASITADQVEDVVVATLESTPANATHWSRAKMAERSGLSKSTIGRIWRTFELKPHRADGFKLSNDPLFVEKVYDVVGLYLNPPESAVVLSVDEKSQVQALARSQPAFPMMPGMPEKRTHDYVRHGTTTLFAALNTADGSVISSLHRRHRAAEFRKFLAKIDTQVPEGLDVHLICDNYQTHKTPTVKTWLENHPRFHMHFTPTYSSWLNQVERFFGFVTEDLLRRSDHRSVQALEADIRKWVSEWNTNPIPFTWTKTAEQILESLGRLLKRISGAGH; encoded by the coding sequence ATGGCGAATGTCGGGCGGCCGAAGGCCTTGCTGGATCTGCCGGCTGAAGAACGCGGGACGCTGGAGCGGTGGGCCCGGAGACGGAACTCATCCCAGGCGTTGGCGACACGGTCGAGGATCGTGCTGGCCAGCGCCGAGGGTCTGACGAACGTGGCTGTCGCAGCCCGGTGCGGTGTCGAGCCGCATACTGTGGCGAAGTGGCGGCGCCGGTTCCTGGAGCACCGGCTGGACGGACTGGTCGACGATCCCAGGCCCGGACGGCCGGCCTCGATCACCGCCGACCAGGTCGAGGACGTGGTCGTTGCGACGCTCGAATCCACGCCGGCGAACGCCACGCACTGGTCGAGGGCGAAGATGGCCGAACGCTCCGGGCTCTCGAAGTCCACGATCGGACGGATCTGGCGGACCTTCGAACTCAAGCCCCACCGCGCCGACGGCTTCAAGCTCTCCAACGATCCCTTGTTCGTCGAGAAGGTCTACGACGTGGTCGGTCTCTATCTGAATCCCCCGGAATCGGCGGTCGTGCTCAGTGTGGACGAGAAGTCCCAGGTCCAGGCGCTGGCCCGGTCCCAGCCTGCGTTCCCCATGATGCCCGGCATGCCGGAGAAGCGGACCCACGACTATGTCCGGCACGGGACCACCACCCTGTTCGCCGCCCTGAACACCGCGGACGGGTCAGTGATCTCCAGCCTGCACCGCAGGCACCGGGCCGCCGAGTTCAGGAAGTTCCTGGCCAAGATCGACACCCAGGTCCCCGAGGGCCTGGACGTCCATCTCATCTGCGACAACTACCAGACCCACAAGACCCCGACCGTGAAGACATGGCTTGAGAATCACCCGCGTTTCCACATGCATTTCACCCCGACCTACTCCTCCTGGCTCAACCAGGTCGAGCGGTTCTTCGGATTCGTCACCGAGGACCTGCTGCGCCGCAGTGACCACCGCAGCGTCCAGGCCCTCGAAGCGGACATCCGCAAATGGGTCAGCGAATGGAACACCAACCCCATACCCTTCACCTGGACAAAGACCGCGGAACAGATCCTCGAATCCCTCGGGCGACTTCTGAAGCGAATTTCAGGCGCAGGACACTAG
- a CDS encoding IS630 family transposase, with translation MANVGRPKALLDLSAEERGTLERWARRRNSSQALATRSRIVLASAEGLTNVAVAARCGVEPHTVAKWRRRFLEHRLDGLVDDPRPGRPASITADQVEDVVVATLESTPANATHWSRAKMAERSGLSKSTIGRIWRTFELKPHRADGFKLSNDPLFVEKVYDVVGLYLNPPESAVVLSVDEKSQVQALARSQPAFPMMPGMPEKRTHDYVRHGTTTLFAALNTADGSVISSLHRRHRAAEFRKFLAKIDTQVPEGLDVHLICDNYQTHKTPTVKTWLENHPRFHMHFTPTYSSWLNQVERFFGFVTEDLLRRSDHRSVQALEADIRKWVSEWNTNPIPFTWTKTAEQILESLGRLLKRISGAGH, from the coding sequence ATGGCGAATGTCGGGCGGCCGAAGGCCTTGCTGGATCTGTCGGCTGAAGAACGCGGGACGCTGGAGCGGTGGGCCCGGAGACGGAACTCATCCCAGGCGTTGGCGACACGGTCGAGGATCGTGCTGGCCAGCGCCGAGGGTCTGACGAACGTGGCTGTCGCAGCCCGGTGCGGTGTCGAGCCGCATACTGTGGCGAAGTGGCGGCGCCGGTTCCTGGAGCACCGGCTGGACGGACTGGTCGACGATCCCAGGCCCGGACGGCCGGCCTCGATCACCGCCGACCAGGTCGAGGACGTGGTCGTTGCGACGCTCGAATCCACGCCGGCGAACGCCACGCACTGGTCGAGGGCGAAGATGGCCGAACGCTCCGGGCTCTCGAAGTCCACGATCGGACGGATCTGGCGGACCTTCGAACTCAAGCCCCACCGCGCCGACGGCTTCAAGCTCTCCAACGATCCCTTGTTCGTCGAGAAGGTCTACGACGTGGTCGGTCTCTATCTGAATCCCCCGGAATCGGCGGTCGTGCTCAGTGTGGACGAGAAGTCCCAGGTCCAGGCGCTGGCCCGGTCCCAGCCTGCGTTCCCCATGATGCCCGGCATGCCGGAGAAGCGGACCCACGACTATGTCCGGCACGGGACCACCACCCTGTTCGCCGCCCTGAACACCGCGGACGGGTCAGTGATCTCCAGCCTGCACCGCAGGCACCGGGCCGCCGAGTTCAGGAAGTTCCTGGCCAAGATCGACACCCAGGTCCCCGAGGGCCTGGACGTCCATCTCATCTGCGACAACTACCAGACCCACAAGACCCCGACCGTGAAGACATGGCTTGAGAATCACCCGCGTTTCCACATGCATTTCACCCCGACCTACTCCTCCTGGCTCAACCAGGTCGAGCGGTTCTTCGGATTCGTCACCGAGGACCTGCTGCGCCGCAGTGACCACCGCAGCGTCCAGGCCCTCGAAGCGGACATCCGCAAATGGGTCAGCGAATGGAACACCAACCCCATACCCTTCACCTGGACAAAGACCGCGGAACAGATCCTCGAATCCCTCGGGCGACTTCTGAAGCGAATTTCAGGCGCAGGACACTAG
- a CDS encoding plasmid pRiA4b ORF-3 family protein, which translates to MDKLEAGNRVRPEILEVRVELVHSEPDIWRQFKIRGSMALDQVHQVLQAAFGWEDAHLHRFTSDDPFGPLRPVDGEVPEDLQWLPGQECEEPADRPEEDCSLDRLLALGSGAAFYEYDFGDSWLHRLELVSRRPADEDTPPARLIDGARRGAPI; encoded by the coding sequence ATGGACAAACTTGAGGCCGGCAACCGGGTTCGCCCGGAGATCCTGGAGGTTCGCGTGGAACTGGTCCACAGCGAGCCTGACATATGGCGTCAGTTCAAGATCCGTGGCTCCATGGCACTGGATCAGGTACACCAGGTCCTGCAGGCCGCCTTTGGCTGGGAGGACGCGCACCTGCACAGGTTCACATCAGATGATCCGTTCGGGCCGCTGCGGCCGGTTGATGGAGAGGTTCCGGAAGACCTGCAGTGGCTTCCCGGGCAGGAGTGCGAAGAACCGGCGGACAGGCCTGAGGAGGATTGTTCCCTTGATCGGCTGCTCGCGCTGGGTTCAGGTGCGGCGTTCTACGAGTACGACTTTGGTGACAGCTGGCTTCACCGGCTCGAGCTGGTTTCCCGCCGGCCCGCGGACGAAGACACTCCGCCGGCCCGATTGATCGACGGCGCCAGGCGCGGCGCGCCAATTTAG
- a CDS encoding nucleoside deaminase: protein MTETERTTTDPVFEAAYEAAQKSLREGGIPIGAALARGGEVIASGHNERVQHGDPIAHGEMSALRAAGRQKSYRDTTLYTTLAPCAMCTGTIIQFKIPRVVVGEAETFPGEFDLLRSRGVEVAVLNDARCVEMMRTFQAEHPELWAEDIAE from the coding sequence ATGACCGAAACTGAACGAACCACCACGGACCCGGTTTTCGAAGCTGCCTACGAAGCCGCACAAAAGAGTCTCCGAGAGGGCGGCATCCCGATCGGCGCTGCCTTGGCCCGCGGCGGGGAAGTGATTGCCAGCGGCCACAACGAGCGTGTCCAGCATGGTGATCCAATCGCCCACGGCGAGATGTCTGCGCTGCGGGCTGCCGGACGCCAGAAGAGCTACCGGGACACGACCCTCTACACCACCCTGGCGCCGTGTGCGATGTGTACCGGTACCATCATCCAGTTCAAGATTCCGCGCGTGGTGGTGGGCGAGGCCGAGACGTTCCCCGGCGAATTCGATCTTCTGCGCTCCCGTGGCGTCGAAGTAGCGGTGTTGAATGATGCCCGATGCGTCGAGATGATGCGCACCTTCCAGGCCGAACACCCTGAACTGTGGGCGGAGGACATCGCCGAGTAA